From the genome of Danio rerio strain Tuebingen ecotype United States chromosome 2, GRCz12tu, whole genome shotgun sequence, one region includes:
- the si:ch73-344o19.1 gene encoding uncharacterized protein si:ch73-344o19.1, with amino-acid sequence MRTRNAFIVWTAMVLHLSVLKGQRTDSSTDGTSTLNEVLSEYHMTPKSDSRPGTADSMVSSPPTDLSSFEVTANGSPSSQSSKDGAVQNDTSHLQTTTLNMDTASVPGSSVSSTALSYPKSTISESEASTAPTSISPSEGHQSVNTSASSVSQITQTAPPLTPTYPQTSQLALTSSSKSTGPAPLEDPDEPSELDVGDQESGKVQHRPASPLDPLLAALVTIFIICTAMVSAVLFLRFRQRSEHPEFHRLQDLPMDDLLEDTPLSRYTY; translated from the exons ATGAGGACTCGAAACGCTTTTATTGTTTGGACTGCCATGGTTCTTCATTTATCTGTCTTAAAAG GTCAAAGAACAGACTCATCCACAGATGGGACGTCTACGCTTAACGAAGTCCTTTCTGAATATCACATGACTCCTAAAAGTGATTCACGACCCGGTACTGCCGATTCCATGGTCTCCTCTCCTCCGACGGATTTATCAAGTTTTGAGGTCACAGCGAATGGATCTCCATCATCACAGTCATCCAAAGATGGTGCAGTGCAGAATGACACCTCGCATTTACAGACCACCACCCTCAACATGGACACCGCCTCGGTACCAG GCTCTTCTGTGAGCAGCACAGCACTGTCTTATCCGAAGAGCACCATTTCAGAGTCAGAAGCATCCACAGCTCCAACATCCATCAGTCCAAGTGAAGGGCATCAGAGCGTCAATACTTCGGCCAGTAGCGTGTCCCAGATCACACAAACCGCTCCACCATTGACTCCCACATACCCACAGACATCTCAGCTCGCCCTAACCAGCAGTTCAAAGAGCACTGGACCTGCTCCTCTCGAAGACCCGGACGAACCATCCGAACTGGACGTGGGAGATCAAG AATCTGGGAAAGTTCAGCACCGTCCAGCATCCCCCCTGGACCCCCTGCTGGCCGCTCTGGTCACCATTTTTATCATCTGCACTGCCATGGTTTCAGCCGTGCTCTTCCTTAGGTTTCGCCAGCGGAGCGAACATCCAGAGTTCCACCGGCTTCAAGATCTGCCAATG GATGATCTTCTTGAAGACACGCCTTTGTCCAGATACACCTATTAG